From a region of the Procambarus clarkii isolate CNS0578487 chromosome 18, FALCON_Pclarkii_2.0, whole genome shotgun sequence genome:
- the LOC123754406 gene encoding LOW QUALITY PROTEIN: uncharacterized protein B0416.5 (The sequence of the model RefSeq protein was modified relative to this genomic sequence to represent the inferred CDS: inserted 2 bases in 1 codon; deleted 1 base in 1 codon), with translation MEESNKVDGAGVENGGAVGARRRRASPPTYRLYKQRWAVLVTVTILNISNASLWINLAPVATKAAEYYKMDVEAINWFSLVYLYASIPFCFISTFSVNALGLRAAIHIGSAMNCLGGVIRAVSTSGLITPLHAQYAVGLTGQTIAGMAQSFLLFIPTKVSQLWFPEHARVVSTTILALSNPLGIMVAQISSPLIVQATSLAFLNYVFGGVALLAQLFTLVCITRSKPPTSPSQSAERGDKARAPYLQQLKETFTCGPYILLLLAMGCGVGIFNCLATVTQQFLCPLGYDDVFSGMSNGVMILSGFVGSAITGILADRTKAFAPITLIGYGFASISAIVMMELFMVPGQPVLVALFMGLFGFFGVGAYPIGLELSVETTFPVEESISTAFIFMSGQVQGVIIIAMVTLLARDPKSVYEDIEVCTHGXHDSNILPKDYTVSLMAMMAMLAIIVSITITFLRTPYKRLEAEQASSSLNSSNSSSVHSLTATPSYTSENVNGVDTSTKRSMITETPWPDEEEKSEIVQSHL, from the exons ATGGAGGAAAGTAATAAGGTCGACGGTGCAGGTGTGGAGAACGGCGGTGCTGTGGGGGCCAGGCGGCGCCGGGCGTCTCCTCCCACCTACCGCTTGTACAAGCAGCGATGGGCCGTCCTCGTCACCGTCACCATTCTCAACATCTCCAACGCCTCC CTGTGGATCAACCTGGCGCCGGTGGCGACCAAGGCAGCAGAGTACTACAAGATGGATGTGGAGGCCATCAACTGGTTCAGCTTGGTGTACCTCTACGCCTCCATCCCCTTCTGCTTCATCTCCACCTTCAGCGTCAATGCCCTCGGCCTCAGAGCCGCC ATTCACATAGGATCAGCGATGAACTGCTTGGGAGGCGTGATCCGGGCGGTGTCCACCTCGGGTCTCATCACCCCCCTCCACGCCCAGTACGCCGTCGGCCTCACGGGCCAG accATCGCCGGCATGGCCCAATCGTTCCTGCTGTTCATCCCCACCAAGGTGTCGCAGCTGTGGTTCCCGGAGCACGCCAGGGTCGTCTCCACCACCATCCTCGCCCTCT CCAACCCGCTGGGAATCATGGTGGCCCAGATCTCGTCGCCTCTGATAGTGCAGGCCACTTCGCTGGCCTTCCTCAACTACGTCTTCGGCGGTGTGGCCTTACTTGCGCAGCTCTTCACCCTCgtctgcatcaccag GTCAAAGCCGCCAACGTCCCCCAGCCAGAGCGCTGAGCGCGGAGACAAGGCTCGGGCGCCGtacctgcagcagctgaaggagaccTTCACCTGCGGGCCGTATATTCTGCTCCTGCTGGCCATGGGGTGTGGCGTGGGGATCTTCAACTGCCTCGCTACCGTCACTCAGCAGTTCCTCTGTCCCCTGGGATACGATGAC GTGTTCAGCGGGATGAGTAACGGCGTGATGATCCTCTCAGGCTTCGTGGGGTCGGCCATCACAGGAATCTTGGCTGACAGGACGAAAGCCTTTGCTCCTATCACCCTCATTGGCTACGGCTTCGCCTCTATCTCTGCTATCGTCATgatggag CTGTTCATGGTGCCCGGCCAGCCCGTCCTTGTGGCCCTCTTCATGGGTCTCTTTGGGTTCTTCGGGGTGGGAGCGTACCCTATAGGTCTGGAGCTGTCGGTGGAGACCACCTTCCCCGTGGAGGAGTCCATCAGCACCGCCTTCATCTTCATGTCTG GACAAGTACAAGGCGTGATCATCATTGCCATGGTGACCCTCCTCGCCCGGGACCCCAAGTCGGTGTACGAGGACATTGAGGTCTGTACCCATGG CCATGACTCCAACATCTTGCCCAAGGACTACACAG TGTCGCTAATGGCGATGATGGCGATGCTGGCGATCATAGTGAGTATCACTATCACCTTCTTGCGCACTCCATACAAGAGACTCGAAGCTGAGCAGGCCTCCAGCAGCCTCAACTCCTCTAACTCGTCCTCC gtccactccctcaccgccaccCCCAGCTACACTTCGGAGAACGTCAACGGCGTGGACACCTCCACCAAGCGGTCGATGATTACCGAGACCCCGTGGCCGGACGAAGAAGAGAAATCTGAAATAGTGCAGAGCCACCTATAG